The Porphyrobacter sp. LM 6 sequence ATGCCAGAGCGGCGCGGTCGGGGGCGGAAGCAGTGTTGGTGCGCCTCGGCCGCCCTGCCTTCGGAGCAGGCGAGCCTGAAGCCTTGCGCGCGGTATGGGCCGTCCGGAAAGGCAGCCAGACCTGCTTTCAGATGTTGACAATGATTTGCAATAACAGGAAAGGCGAGCAGCGATTCATCCCTTTGCGGAGCCTCCATGCCCTCGCCCGTCCTGCCTGCCCGTTCGCTGATAGCCCTGCTGCTCGCCTCTGCCGCCGCCCCCGCGCTGGCGGCCGAAGCGCCGGCGGAAAGCACGGGCGCGCCGGATAGCGCCAACCCCGGCGGGGCGACCTCGATCATCGTCACCGCCGGTCGCAGCGATGACCGCCTGCCCGACGAATCGGGCACGCTGATCTTCGCCGGCAAGCTTGGCGATATCGCGGTGCTGGGCGACATTCCCCCCGTCCCCTCGCGCAACCTGCGCGTGGCGCTGGCGGACATTCCGGGCCTGCTTGTCTCGGAAGTCTCGAACGGGTCGTGGGCCTCGCTGTCCTATCGCGGGCTGGGCGAGCCGCACGAAAGCTGGAACATCCTCACGCTGCAGGATGCCGTGCCCGCTGTGCCCGACATGTATTCCTACCCTGCGGGCTATTTCATCCCGCCGCTCGAGCTGGTCGACCGGGTTGAATTCATCCGCGGCGCATCGGGCCTGCTCTATGGGCCGCAGCCGGGCGGCGCGATCAACTACGTGATGCGCGGGCCGCGCCGCGAGGAAGGCGCCGAAGGCCAGGCGCGCCTCACGCTCGGCAGCTGGGACGCGCGCTCGGGCCTCGCTAATGTCGCTGTGTCCGACGGGCAATTCGCCGCCGATGGCTTCATTCAGTATTCCGAGGGCGACGGCCCGCGCCGCGTGAACAGCGATCACGAACAGACCTCGGCGCGGCTGCGCGGCCATTACATCGGCGATGCGGCAACGCTCACGCTGGCGCTGGATTACTATCAGGGCCGTTTCGGCGAACCCGGCGGGCTTTCCGCTGCCCGCCTTGCAGCCGACCGGCGCGACGGATCGACCGCGCGTGACCGGCTGCGGATCGAACGCTTCGCCCCGACGCTGGCGCTCGACTGGCAGGTGGATGATCAGACGCAGGTCACCGCCCGCGCCTTCTACAGCCGCTTCGAGCGCGAAAGCTGGCGGCAGGCCGGCGGCAGTTTTGGGCAGGTGACGCCCTATGCCAACGTGCTGGTGCGCCAGTTGCAGGTGTTCGACACCGCCGGGATCGATCTGCGCGCGCGCCATGATTTCGGCGGGCAGAGCCAGCACAGCCTCACCATCGGCGTGCTCGGCCACACGTCGGATGCGCCGGTGTTCGTCGACAAGGGCGCGAGCAATGCCGATTTCACCGGCAGCGCAGGCGCACTCGCCCGCGCGCAGCGCAGCGGCGATACGCTGGCGGTGTTCGGCGAGGTGAAGCTCGGCTTCGGCGATGTGCAGATCGTCCCCGGCTTCCGGCTGGAACGCCTGCGCCAGCGCGTGGTCGAAACGCTCGACCTCAGCCTCGGCAGCGCCACCGGCGGCGCGCCGGGCGGGGCCAACGGGGTGCTGGGCAACCGCGAAGACACGCAGACCGTGCCGCTCTACGGGATCGGGATAACATGGGACGCGGGTGACAACCTGCGCTTCGTTGCCAATGCCAGCCGCGGGTTCAAGCCGCTGCTCTATAATGACGGCGTGACCTTCCAGGCCGGGATCGATGCGGCGGGCACCTTCGATGCCTCCTACGCCTTCACGATCGAAGGCGGGCTTCAGGCCGAACCGGCAGACCCGCTGCGGATCGATGCGAGCCTGTTCCGGGTCGAATTCGAAAACCAGGTCGGTTTCCTCGCCGGCCCGCTGGTCGCAGCCCCGCCCTTCGGTGCGGTGGGCGCTGGCGGCGCGCGGCGGCAGAATGTCGGATCAATGCGCAACCAGGGCGTCGATCTGGCGGTACGGCTGGATCTGATCGGACCGGACGGGATCGCCAAGGGGGACAATACCCTGCGCCTGTCGACCAACCTGCAACTGCTCGATGCCGATTTCACCGATGGTGCGGCGGATGGCTTCACCCCGCAATATGCGCCAGAGCACCTGCTCCGCTCGACGCTGGCGTGGATGGGCAAGGATGGCGCGCGGGCGGCGCTGACCTTCACCTCGGTCGGCGACCAGCAGGGGGCGGACAACAACGTCGCCGATTTCTTCCTGCCGGGTTACGAGGTTCTCGATGCCTCGGTCGAATGGCCGGTGGCGGGCGGGTTCACGATCGGCGCGGGGGTGAACAACCTGCTCGATGAGGACTATGCCGGGCGCGTGCGGCCGGGCGGGGGCGGCGGGTTCGATCCGGGCGCGCCGCGCAACGTGTTCTTGTCGATCGGCTGGCGCGGCTAGGCTTGCCCTAGACCCCCTCTAGACCCCCCGTAGACCCGTGTTCCACGTGGAACACTGACCTATCAACGGGCAGCCTGTGCCAGCCGTGC is a genomic window containing:
- a CDS encoding TonB-dependent receptor family protein, with the protein product MPSPVLPARSLIALLLASAAAPALAAEAPAESTGAPDSANPGGATSIIVTAGRSDDRLPDESGTLIFAGKLGDIAVLGDIPPVPSRNLRVALADIPGLLVSEVSNGSWASLSYRGLGEPHESWNILTLQDAVPAVPDMYSYPAGYFIPPLELVDRVEFIRGASGLLYGPQPGGAINYVMRGPRREEGAEGQARLTLGSWDARSGLANVAVSDGQFAADGFIQYSEGDGPRRVNSDHEQTSARLRGHYIGDAATLTLALDYYQGRFGEPGGLSAARLAADRRDGSTARDRLRIERFAPTLALDWQVDDQTQVTARAFYSRFERESWRQAGGSFGQVTPYANVLVRQLQVFDTAGIDLRARHDFGGQSQHSLTIGVLGHTSDAPVFVDKGASNADFTGSAGALARAQRSGDTLAVFGEVKLGFGDVQIVPGFRLERLRQRVVETLDLSLGSATGGAPGGANGVLGNREDTQTVPLYGIGITWDAGDNLRFVANASRGFKPLLYNDGVTFQAGIDAAGTFDASYAFTIEGGLQAEPADPLRIDASLFRVEFENQVGFLAGPLVAAPPFGAVGAGGARRQNVGSMRNQGVDLAVRLDLIGPDGIAKGDNTLRLSTNLQLLDADFTDGAADGFTPQYAPEHLLRSTLAWMGKDGARAALTFTSVGDQQGADNNVADFFLPGYEVLDASVEWPVAGGFTIGAGVNNLLDEDYAGRVRPGGGGGFDPGAPRNVFLSIGWRG